The Chloroflexota bacterium genomic sequence GCAGTGTTGGTGATGATGGTGCCGCTGGTGATCCCGATGGCGATGGTTCAACCAACGCTGCTGAATTTGCCAATAACACCGATCCTCAAGATGCTGATAGTGATAATGACGGCTTGAACGATGGTCAAGAAGCCGCTGCTGGAACTGATCCAAATGACAGTGATAGTGATAATGATGGCTTGCCCGATGGATGGGAAGTTGGAAATAGCCTTGATCCATTGAGCAGTGTTGGTGATGATGGTGCCGCTGGCGACCCTGATAACGATGGTTTGAGTAATGCTGGCGAATTTACCAACAATACCAATCCAAATGATAGCGATAGTGATAACGACACCTTGCCTGATGGCTGGGAAGTAAATTATGGCTTAGATCCATTGAGTTCAGTTGGTGATGATGGTGCTAGTGGCAATCCTGATGGTGATAGCTACGATAACGCAACTGAGTTTGCTAACGGTACTAGCCCGATCGTGTTTGATGCTCCTGCGGCCACCAACACGCCAGAACCAACGGCAACTAACACGCCAGAACCAACGGCGACCGATATACCAACGGCGACAGCAACCGATGTGCCAACCGCGACAGCAACCGATGTGCCAACCGCGACGGCAACCAACACACCAGAACCGACGGCGACTGATGTGCCAACGGCAACGGCGACCGATGTCCCGACTGCAACGGCGACCGATGTCCCGACGGCAACGGCGACCGATGTCCCGACGGCAACGGCAACTGATGTCCCGACGGCGACGGCAACCGATGTCCCGACTGCAACGGCGACCGATGTGCCAACAGCAACGGCGACCGATGTGCCAACAGCAACAGCGACCGATGTGCCAACGGCGACGGCAACCGATGTTCCGACTGCAACAGCGACCGATGTCCCGACGGCGACGGCAACTGATGTCCCAACGGCAACGGCAACCGATGTCCCAACGGCAACGGCAACCGCAATTGCAACCGCGACCGCAACTGCAATTGCAACCGTAACGAATACACCAGTGCCAACGGCGACGGCGACGGCAATTGCAACCGCAACTGCAACCGCGATTGCAACGGCAACCAATACACCAGTGCCAACGGCAACCAATACACCAGTGCCAACGGCAACCAATACACCAGTGCCGACGATGACGAATACGCCAGTGCCAACGGCAACCAATACGCCAGTGCCAACGGCGACCAATATAACGCAGCCAACTCCGAACCTGATTTATTTGCCAATGGCAATGAAAGGCGAATAAATCTCCTAAATCGCGACTGCCCTGTTCATTCAACGAACAGGGCAGTTTTTTTATTAAGCTGGCTTTTTATGATACAGTTCGGATTGTGGTGAGAATGGTTCTCAGAATCTATTTAGGAGGTCTTCGTGATCGATCGCTTGTTCCTTTCGCCGACTGTCCACCTGAACATGGGGATGCTGGTGGTAACGGTCAGTATTTTGACGATGGGCTATGTCTGTTGGTTGGCTTGGAAGGGCAAACAGCTTAATCGTTGGGCAAATTTGGCAATTATTAGCATGCAACTGGTGATTATGCTGCAAGCACTATTAGGCATTAAGCTGCTTGATCAGGGCTTGGGTGTTGTGCAGTTGTATATCCATTATGTGGGCGGGCTGGCTCCACTCTTCTTTTGCTCGTTGTTCTACTGGATTCCAATTGCGCGGCCACAGATCAAAACCCGTTTTGCCGCACTAGTCACGGTTGGCTCATTTTTGTTTGTGTTGATGACTTTCACGATCGGCCAAGCCTATGTGAGCGGCTCGATTTAATCGAAGTGATCAGCCGCTCAGTATTTACTATTCTGAGCGGCTGATGCTATTAAATGTGTTCTAGCTCTGTGCGAGTGCGCTCATTTTGTAGGTTGCCAGTGTTAAGGGTGGTGGCTGGCTCAAACAACATCAACCAAACTTCCTCGGTTTCGGCAACCGGACAATGCTCTACGCAACGCGGAACAATGATCATTTCGCCTGGGTTGAGCACTTGGTCTCCATCACGTAACTGCATGCGCAAACGGCCTTGTACCACGAAAAATAATTCATCCTCATGCTCATGATGATGCCACTCGAAAGCCCCTTGAAGTTTGACTAGCTTGACCTGCTGATCGTTGAGTTCGCCGACGACTCGGGGGTTACAATAATCGTTGAAATGGCCAAATTTCTCGACGAGATTGATAACTGTGGACATGAATTCGCTCCTTGATAGGATTTGCCACTTAAACTATAACCCGACGAATGCACTAATGCATCCGTCGGGTTGCTGATCGAACTAACAGTTGGTTAGTTTTCTTGTTGTGCCAAAGGCAAATATTGAGCACCTTGGGTTGTTGCACCTGGTTTTTGCCATACTTCAACGTAATCAACTTCGAGCAGGCCATTGCCCGCCACGATGCTATCGACGGTTGATTGTTTGATACCGAAGTAGGCACAGCCTGCTGGCAATGGATTGCCAGTACAGCCGTTGTAGCCAGCGGGATATTCGCCACCCAAGGCCAAATTCAAGATAAAGAACTTAGGATTGTTATAAGTCCATTGACCATAATCGGCGATGATTTGGGCACGGGTGAAGCTCAGAATTTCACGATCATCGACGAACCATTTGATATAGGTTGGGTCCCATTCGACGGCGTAGGTATGCCAAGCGCCAGTGGTTTGGCCTGCTGGCAAATTGACTAAGCCGCCTGCCGAGCCTGCTCCCCAGTAGCCTGGGCCATGCAGTGCCCCTGAAGTCCAGTTGCCATAGCCGATATTTTCCATAATATCTAGCTCGCCGTTGCCAGGCCAACCAACTTCATTGATATTTGCACCCATCATCCAGAAGGCTGGCCAGTAGCCTTCGCCAACTGGCATTTTCATGCGGGCAACCATTTTGCCATACAAGAAACTTTGGCGGCCTAAGCCGAAAATCCGGCCTGAGGTGAAAGGATAACCGTTGGCGGTTTCTTTGCGGGCGGTGATTTTCAAGGTGCCACCGCTGACAGCGACGTTGTTGCTGGTGTATTGTTGTTGTTCACCATTGACATGAACATCGTTATCATAGGCCCAATTGTTCATGTTCAGGCTGTTGCCATCGAAGTTTTCGACCCAAACGCGGCTGAAACTACCAGTCAATGGGGTTGGCGCTGGATCATAGCTGGGATTGCCTGCATTACAGCCATAGACTTCGAGTTCCCACATTGAGTAGCCATATTCGGTACCCTTTTTGGTCATGTTGATCCGCAAGTAGCGGCCTGTGACTGGAGTGAGGTTGTAGTCGTTGGTGGTTTGGGTGTTGCCAACCACGCTGCGAATATTTGACCAGTTGCTGCGATCATTCGAAACTTGAATTTGGTAATCGGCGGCGTAGGCTGATTCCCACAGAATTCGCACACGGTTGATCGTGGCGCTGGTTGAGCCTAAATCAACATACAACCAAGCATTGGCTGGGCCGCTTGGATACCAGAGATGGCTCCAGCGGGTGGTTGTGGCGTTGCCATCAACGGCTTGGGCTGGGGTCGAGGTTTTCGATTCATAGAACCAAGCGTAAGCGGGTTTGTTCAAGGCAATATTGGTTGAGGTGGTGCAGTTGCCTGGAACGTTGGTTGGTTGGGCAGTTGGCTGCGCCGTCGGTTGGGCAGTTGGCTGCGCCGTTGGTTGTACCGTTGGTTGGATGCTGCCGCTATAAACTTCCAACTCGAATAATGAAATGCCATATTGGGTGGCGCGAGTAACACTTTCGATTCGGACATACCGACCTGTGCCGTTGATGCTCAAATCGTCAACATTGCCATCCCTATTGGTAACGGTTTGGATGGTTGTCCAAGTGTTGGCATCGTTCGAGGTTTGCACGCGATAGCTGCTGGCGTAGGCTGCTTCCCAGCGCAAGACTACCCGATTGAAACTTTGCACACTGCCAAGATCAACTCGAATCCATTGACCATCAGCAAATGTGCTGCTCCAGCGAGTATTAACATTGCCATCAACCGCAAAATTGGCCGTGGTTGCGGCATTTTCGCTGCTTGAGGCGCTAGTCGTTTTGTTCAAGGCAATATTGCTGCTGCCAGCATTGCCATAAACTTCAAATTCAAATAGTGAGATGCCATAGGGGGTGGCGCGGGTGATGCTTTCGACGCGAACATAGCGACCAGTGCCGCTGATATTCAAATCGTCAACATTACCATCGCTATTGGTGATGGTTTGGATGGTTGTCCATGTGTTGGCATCGTTTGAGGTTTGAATGCGATAGCTGCTGGCGTAAGCAGCTTCCCAGCGCAGCACCACATTATTGAAGCTTTGGACGCTGCCAAGATCGACGCGCAGCCATTGACCATCGGCAAACGTGCTGCTCCAACGGGTATTAACGTTGCCGTCGAGCGCCAGGGCTGCGCCAAAATCGGCGTTTTCACTGGTCGAGGCGACGGCAGTTTTGCCGAGCGCGAGGTTGGTGGCGGCAAATGTGCTTTGAGGCTGGCCCAACAAGAGCAGTGGGCTGAGCACCAAACATGCTAATAAAGCTAGGCGTGATGCTCCACGGGAAGAAAACCGTACATTCGAGAACATCGTTGTCGCTCCTTTGGTGAAAAGACCGGACTTATTCCAGTGAGAGTATTAAAACATATTAATAGTTGCTGCTGCAATGCCACAGGTGCTACAAAAACAGCTACAAAATTTGTCTGCTACTTGACACTGCTGTTTGAATAGCTATATACAAAGACCTTTTTGCCGTGTATGTGTGGTGTGAAAGGAACGTTATGGATAGCTATGATGTTGTGGTGATTGGCAGCGGACACAATGCCCTGATCGCGGCGGCTTACTTGGCACGGGCAGGCAAATCGGTGTTGGTGCTCGAAAACAACGATCGGATTGGCGGCTTGGTGCGGACGGAAGAACTGACCTTACCTGGCTTCAAACATGATGTTTATTCCTCGGCTCACCCATTATTTACCACCAGCCAAGCCTATGCCGACCTTGGCGCAGATTTGACGGCCCGTGGTTTGCGCTATATCAACACCGATATTCCAACTGGAGTTTCGTTTAGCGATGGGCGCACGGCGATTTTGCCCCAAGCCTTCGAGGCGGCGCTGGCCGAAGCTGAGCGCTTAGCTACAGGCGATGGTGCAGTGCTTGGTCAAATGTTGGCCTCACTCAACCCCTATGTTGAAGACATTTTTGGCTTGTTTTCGATGGATTTGCAATCGCCAACGGCGCAAACGATGATTCAACGGTTGCTGCGGAGCGAAACTGGCTATTCGCCATTTAGCAAATTGCTATTCGAAACGGCGCGAAATGTCGTCAGCCCATTTCAATCACCAGTGATGCAGGCCATGCTTGCGCCGTGGGTGATGCATCTTGGCCGCACTCCCGATGAAATTGGCAGCGGCTTATGGGTCTATTTGATTGTGCTGGCGACGATGGGCGCAGGCATGGCAACGCCCGAAGGTGGCAGCGAACAATTAGCCCGCGCTTTGGGCAGTTTGATCAGCGACCATGGCGGGGTAATTCGTACTCAGACGGCAGCAACGCGGATTGTGCTGAGTAATGGCAAGGCTAGCGAGGTGCATACCAATACTGGCGAGGCTTTTGGCGTGCGCGAACATGTAATCGCTTCAGTCAATCCTGATCAATTGTATTTGCG encodes the following:
- a CDS encoding cupin domain-containing protein, which codes for MSTVINLVEKFGHFNDYCNPRVVGELNDQQVKLVKLQGAFEWHHHEHEDELFFVVQGRLRMQLRDGDQVLNPGEMIIVPRCVEHCPVAETEEVWLMLFEPATTLNTGNLQNERTRTELEHI
- a CDS encoding discoidin domain-containing protein, with protein sequence MFSNVRFSSRGASRLALLACLVLSPLLLLGQPQSTFAATNLALGKTAVASTSENADFGAALALDGNVNTRWSSTFADGQWLRVDLGSVQSFNNVVLRWEAAYASSYRIQTSNDANTWTTIQTITNSDGNVDDLNISGTGRYVRVESITRATPYGISLFEFEVYGNAGSSNIALNKTTSASSSENAATTANFAVDGNVNTRWSSTFADGQWIRVDLGSVQSFNRVVLRWEAAYASSYRVQTSNDANTWTTIQTVTNRDGNVDDLSINGTGRYVRIESVTRATQYGISLFELEVYSGSIQPTVQPTAQPTAQPTAQPTAQPTNVPGNCTTSTNIALNKPAYAWFYESKTSTPAQAVDGNATTTRWSHLWYPSGPANAWLYVDLGSTSATINRVRILWESAYAADYQIQVSNDRSNWSNIRSVVGNTQTTNDYNLTPVTGRYLRINMTKKGTEYGYSMWELEVYGCNAGNPSYDPAPTPLTGSFSRVWVENFDGNSLNMNNWAYDNDVHVNGEQQQYTSNNVAVSGGTLKITARKETANGYPFTSGRIFGLGRQSFLYGKMVARMKMPVGEGYWPAFWMMGANINEVGWPGNGELDIMENIGYGNWTSGALHGPGYWGAGSAGGLVNLPAGQTTGAWHTYAVEWDPTYIKWFVDDREILSFTRAQIIADYGQWTYNNPKFFILNLALGGEYPAGYNGCTGNPLPAGCAYFGIKQSTVDSIVAGNGLLEVDYVEVWQKPGATTQGAQYLPLAQQEN
- a CDS encoding NAD(P)/FAD-dependent oxidoreductase — translated: MDSYDVVVIGSGHNALIAAAYLARAGKSVLVLENNDRIGGLVRTEELTLPGFKHDVYSSAHPLFTTSQAYADLGADLTARGLRYINTDIPTGVSFSDGRTAILPQAFEAALAEAERLATGDGAVLGQMLASLNPYVEDIFGLFSMDLQSPTAQTMIQRLLRSETGYSPFSKLLFETARNVVSPFQSPVMQAMLAPWVMHLGRTPDEIGSGLWVYLIVLATMGAGMATPEGGSEQLARALGSLISDHGGVIRTQTAATRIVLSNGKASEVHTNTGEAFGVREHVIASVNPDQLYLRLLADSPQPEHVLQQAKEFRYGRGCVQIHLALNEPPRWPDARFNRIGQPHLTDGLNQCTLAVAQAMAGLLPINPTFTVDCPTNLDPTRAPAGKAIMRLQVLEVPCRPVGDAAGQIAVGDGSWTGDLTKRFVERILAIVERHIPNIPSSVVGLHAVTPTSLAQFSPNLGPGDPYGGAHDLAQSYLLSPLPAQPSHRTLVPNIFMLGAATWPGHGINGGSGYIVAKQLLG